A DNA window from Malus domestica chromosome 12, GDT2T_hap1 contains the following coding sequences:
- the LOC103449784 gene encoding ABC transporter G family member 12-like, whose product MAVKFFADAGFPCPTRKNPPEHFLRCISSDFDKVLAALMLSQRINYASTDSLISQNNLTIDEIKGKLINAYKSSALSTDARKRI is encoded by the exons ATGGCTGTAAAG TTCTTCGCTGATGCCGGATTTCCTTGCCCAACACGAAAAAATCCTCCAGAACACTTCCTTCGATGCATTAGTTCAGACTTTGACAAAGTTCTAGCAGCTCTTATGCTATCTCAAAGGATTAATTAT GCATCTACAGATTCTTTAATTTCGCAAAACAACCTGACAATAGATGAGATCAAGGGAAAGCTAATCAATGCGTACAAGTCGTCCGCATTATCAACAGATGCAAGAAAAAGGATCTGA